The region gtattatttatttatataaatgccggtccgcgaaaatatttctgacatgtaaccggtccgtggcgcaaaaaaggttggggggggggggggggggggggttaggaggGGGgtgctaggaattcactggggagccaaagggggcgccagcctgcaaaagtttgggaaccactggtttagGGGATAGGGCTTAAGTTTCATAGTACAGTTTCAAATTGAAGTCATCTTTTCAAACTAGGGGTTTTAggtagggttttaaactaaGGTTCGAGTTTCATAGTCGCATTTGAAATTAGGGTTGTTTCAAATTAGGGGTTAGGTTATTTATAGTTCAGGTGTTAAGGTTTGCGTTATTGCGTTAGGGGGTCATGGTAGTGTTTCAACCTCGATTCAGCTCTTCAAACAACAAGTTAAATTAAACATGTCACTCTCCTACCTTTTCTTGCTTGATTTTTGTCTCTGTGTAGTAGTCAATTGGCTTCTTGGCATAGGGTAAATCTTCTCTCCCATTCTTTATGTCAGAGCCCTCAAATACCACACTGGCACTACTCGTCAGCACCAATTTCTGACAACAACagaaaaagatgaaaccctTCATCTGCCATCGCGCCTGAGACATACTATACAAATGACTTCTTATCCCGCCTGTCTCACCTGTACTCCGACTTCAATGCAAGCCTGAATGACAGTCCTGGTGCCCTGAATGTTGACCCTCTCAAACAGTCCCTTGTCATCACTAGCTGGTGATGGAGAGGCACAATGGAACACCAGAGAGACACTCTTCAGTGCTGGCAGCAGAGCCTGTGAGGAAATAAAGGATTTTGGGGGCGATATGTCGGTTATTTATATGAGATATGAACTAAATCTAGCTACCTATCTTCATATCGGAGAATAATTTTatcagctacaaaaaaaaagttgattaagTGATATTGATTGAGCGTGCCGGTTTGAAGTGTTCTCCTTAAGGCCCCATGCATTCTGCAGTGCAGGAAGATGAAGCCCTCACCTGCAAATCGCAGAGGTCTCCCTGGTGGAAGGCGACGCCGGGTATCTCGAAATTCTGGCGAATGTCAAACACCGACACGGTGTAGCCACGCTCCAGCAACCTCTCCACCAGGTGCCTGCCCAGGAAACCTGAGCCCCCGATGACCGCACAGCGCTTACTACTCTGAAAGACACATGGCGTAGTTTCGTCATTGCTTATGCTTCTACAGCAATGGCACAAAAACTTTTAGAAGATTGTGGGATAGAACTCACCGGTCGAACACGTGTGGCCATAGTCAGCTCAAAAATGGCAAATGGTAGTTGTGTAATTTTAAAGGTTACAACCACGAGTTACCGTGTAACGTTTTGTTAGTTTTGAACAGGTACCGTGAGTGCTGTTACCTGATTGACTGAATCAGCTGAGTGGGGTCTTATCATTGATTGGGCAGCAATGGGAAGATGCAGTACATTAGCCAATCAGATACGGCTAACGTAAAAGAGCACCACAAATTCGTCCAATCAGATAAGTCTTCTGTCTCTGCAGCTGAACCAGCCGCCGACAATTGGACGCTTTTCATTGTTCATTTGAATGGAAAAATAGTTTTCATTATTAGTCACAACTGAGAACCTCATAAGAACTGTAAACGTCAACAAGAGAGGAACACTTGTTTTGTCACTGTATTATATTTCCTAAATGTCTGAGTGTGAGTGAATTGGAAAAACGATGGAATAAGTGCAAAAGAAGCTCAAAATAATGACGTGAGCTAAGTTTTATATGTACACATATACCATACATAAAAACGATGCGATTCAAATATTTAGACTGTTGCAGAGTTGTTCCGACGTTCGCTCTTTCCGTCCAATCGTGTCACCTCTTCCCATCCCGTGACTATCGACAACCAATCAACTTTTTCTCCGACTGGCGTGTTTGATTATAACACCACGAAAGCCCGATTTACAGGACTAAAGCTATTTGGGTCTAGTGTGCAGTATCCGGACACATACGGTATAACAAAACAAGCGTCTGAACGACAAACAGCTGCTACACAAACGActgaggaataaaaacatagcGCTCCGTTTATTTACTTTTCTTGCCGCTGTCCTCACGTGacgttgtatatttttttgtatctcGTTGGTATTTGCAGCGAATTTGATATACAACAAATATATCCTTTTATCTGCACAGGGATTCTGCGTAGGGATAATAGCGGATTTGCTCAGCCTGGTAAATACATAAGTGATGGTGAGTAAAAATGACTCACGCTAAAAATGCATTTGACAGTATACAATCTAATAGCATCTTGTTTGCGTGTCCACTAGGCGTGTGCTAAGAGACCATCCTTGCAGGGACCGGTGCCTCCCCCTCGCAAGAAGACGAGCCCCAAACCTGAGTTGACTGAGGAGCAAAAGCAGGAGATTCGGGAGGCCTTTGAGCTCTTCGACACCGATGGCGCTGGATACATCGAGGTTAAGGAACTCAAGGTATAGAGAACAGCTGTCCAGGGGGTAttggaagagaaaagttgaaatATATTAAAGTTAGCCAGGAAAGTAAAATcccttctttattttctgtacctTAATTTCAAATCATAACTCTCAAATTCTACTTGACATATTGTACTGTAAGAGCAACGGTTTCTtattattagaaaaaaaaaaaaaaaaaaaagtgtttgtgcaAATAGGGTCCCTGTCATCAGCATCTGCAGTTGAGTAATTAAAGCCATCCAGACACTATTTGCAAAATTAGTCTGATGGTATTTACTGAAGTtgtattttttccccttctgtTCCCTGTGCAAGGTTGCCATGAGAGCTCTGGGTTTTGAACCAAAGAAAGAGGAGATCAAAAAGATGATTAGTGAAGTGGACAAGGAGGGCACAGGGAAGATCTCTTTTAGTGATTTCCTCAGTGTCATGACACAGAAGATGGTAAATATATAAACCTGTTGCTGGTTGGTCGGATGCAAAATTCTTAGAATTCCATAGAGAACGTCTCACGTTGACATGACAGGCTTTAGTAACAACTGCTGTTCCTTTTACTCGAGGCCGAGAAGGATTCCAAAGAGGAGATACTGAAAGCTTTCCGCTTGTTTGACGATGACGAGACCGGTAAGATCTCCTTCAGGAATCTCAAGAGAGTCGCAAAGGAGCTCGGAGAAAACCTCACAGATGAAGAGCTGCAGGTAAGGCAAGGGCTGGAGATAGTTAACCTCCATGAGAGGTTAATCTGGGAGATTTTGGGGCACaaataaacattttgttttgaagaccCATGTAAACTATCACAATTAAAAAGAGTGACATCGCAACCGATTTATTTGcaattcttcaattaagaacATGAATGTTGAATTATTGCTGACCCATTCAAAAAAGTTGGTAAACCCTTCTTGCAACGTTCCACTTTAGATTTGTAGTTTCACTTTTCTTATGAAGGAGGGATCATGTGGCATCGTACTGACAAGTTATTTGCAAAACGGGTCTCAATTAGGCAATTGTTCGGTTGATGCTTGCAAAGGTTACCAATCGATTACCTTAGTGCTCAACTGATACATGTTCCCATTCTCTTATATAAAAGGAAATGATTGAGGAGGCAGACAGAGATGGTGATGGAGAAGTGAACCAGCAAGAGTTCCTGCGAATTATGAAGAAAACTTGCTTGTACTGATGCTAATATTTGGTTTTACATGGAAAGCTGCCTATAGATTTAAACCTTTCTTGTCTCTTTTAGTATTGTATAATGTCATACGATTAAATGTGAATTGTGTTAGATCTTACTAAGAGGTCCATTAAGTCCAAGATGCTCTTGTTCAGGATGCTGCATACTTTTGTGAAGATTACATAGAGGACAAACTCAGTGCCTGCTCTAATACTTTTgctttaatatttaattcacaGTTTACACTTAATTTTGAATGTGAAACAAAGTCACATGTTCAAATTCCATGGAAATGCTTACTTGACCACCATTATAGTTACATGTTATGAATGCCTTGCTTTGTTGTGTTTATCTGTGCTCTGTATTTTTCAATGTTTATATATTGTATagtacgtttaaaaaaaaaaaacataataaaaaaagaacattattTATGGTACAGATGTAATAAATACCTTTAAGCATTGCTGTTATATTTTTGGTGAACAAAAaattagcacacacac is a window of Syngnathus typhle isolate RoL2023-S1 ecotype Sweden linkage group LG1, RoL_Styp_1.0, whole genome shotgun sequence DNA encoding:
- the cetn2 gene encoding uncharacterized protein cetn2 gives rise to the protein MACAKRPSLQGPVPPPRKKTSPKPELTEEQKQEIREAFELFDTDGAGYIEVKELKVAMRALGFEPKKEEIKKMISEVDKEGTGKISFSDFLSVMTQKMAEKDSKEEILKAFRLFDDDETGKISFRNLKRVAKELGENLTDEELQEMIEEADRDGDGEVNQQEFLRIMKKTCLY